Part of the Sphaerodactylus townsendi isolate TG3544 linkage group LG10, MPM_Stown_v2.3, whole genome shotgun sequence genome is shown below.
TTCCCAGAGATTTCAATCTTGCAATTAGAAATTATATGGACAGGGCAGACTAGGCAAATTGGGCTGTTTAGAAAACAGTCAGAAGTGCAAACAGGCCATACAGTAAAGCACAGGGGTAGGCCACCAGGAGTTGCTGGCCTTCCATAGCCAAAGctgaagtgaatattttggaagctGACAGACTGCACCATCCAATAATGATCAGCGCTATCAATGTTCCTAGAGTGCCCCTGCAAGAAACAGCAGCAAAAGGGAAAATGTCAGTGATGAAGAGTGGAATCATGACAACGGTTCAGGCTTCTTGCTAATCAAGTCATACAATGACAGCCAGGGGACCACAGCAACTGactgttgcaggttttccaggttgtgtgaccATGGTGTGGGAGTATTTGCTCTtggcaaaagctaccagaccacagcaccgcagactggaaaacccacaacagccagttgattctggttttGCAAGCCTttggtggattcctcacagcatatttataacgagttgcagtcgttataaatgcactcatttcccctttttaataaatgggaaatgaattcatttataacaattgcaacttgttataaaatCTGCCGTGCAGAATCTACCTTTTACAATATGAGGATAGCAGCAAATGTACACAAGACAACATTAAGGCATACCAACCAAGAGATGTGGGGGACCGGCACCTTTTTGCTTTGGATGAAAAACAGTTTTATCATTTCAAAAGACTAAGTGGCAACACGTATTAAATTAGCAAGCTGCTATCTAATTTGCTAGGATCGCAAGATGAACAACCAGAAGCATGTGACAGGAGGGGTGGGAGACAATGTAAGCATCAATGTAAGCAAAGTAATTATACAGACTTGATACAGACAAATAAAAAATGCAGTACAAATCAAAACTgtgagcaatgcacaaacaaCAGCTAGAAGTCAGTAGGACTGAACAGCTTAACACTTTATTAAATCAATAGTGTAAACAAAATCTACAAACAGGGCTGTGGAACAGCaacctcaggggtctgcaacctgcggctctcgagatgttcatggactacaaatcccatcaacccctgccagcatggcaattggccatgctggcaggggctgatgggatttgtagtccatgaacatctggagagccgcaggtcgcagatcCCTGAGATAGTGCCTTAGTCTCCACAAGTATATGTCAAAGCACACAATCATTCATAATTTCCAATCAACGTAAGCTTCTCTAAGCTAACTGGAAAACGCACAACGAGCTGCCAGTATCTGGCATTTATCTGGCTTTGATGAATCTTCAAGGCTCATAGGCATGTGGTGCTTTCAATATATGTAGGATGTGTCCCGTAGAAAGACGATTCGGTTCCGGCCGTGTTATTCTCCGTGTTGTTATCTCTTGGTGCAAAATGTCTTTTGGCATACTATTGCTGGATTCTGGCAGCTCATGAGTTTTCTAATTAACTTAGAGAAGCTTACGTTGATTGGAAGACGATATGAATGATGGTATGCTTGATATATACTTGTGGAGACTTTGTTCACACTATTGATGTAGTAAAGCGTTAAGCTGTCCAGTTCtactgactgctagccattgtttGTGTATTGCTTCACAGTTTTGGTTACTAGGGCACAACCCCAGCCCAGCCCATCTTTGTGTTCTCTATGAATTCTGCACTACAGCCTTTGGGCTTGGTTGACATATGCAGTTGGTAAAAGACCGGGATGGGAGAAGAGGCACTACCATTGCCAAGTGCAGGCAGAAGACTGTGGAGCAAGCAGTGAGAGGGCATAGAATGTTTCCTCCtgcagctttctttttttcctatatGTACAACTTGATCACCCCCAGTTTGAAATGGTACATTCCATTCTACTTCCTGAATGTGTTCACCAGGCACTCTGGTTCATAACCTGGTCTCACTAACAGGGCTGCCAGTTCCAGAGTTTTCTGGAGCCTAGAGAGGAACCTTGCTAGggaacaatgccatagagtccatcttccaaagcacccattttcttcatGGTAACTGAGTCTAGAGATcggttataattctgggagctctccaggacccaggtggaggttggcaaccctattaactAAGCTGGTTCACCCAAAGAGTCCTGGGAATTGTAATTTGGACAGGCCACTGGTCATTCCTTTTTCAAAGctcccaacccccttcccccaacaggAGCATACTTGTGGGATCAAAGGACTAAGGAACTGACTTGGAGTCTTTCACATTAATATTCCCTAGGACTACTTTTGTAGAAGTAACAGGCTTGCttctatttgtttattcattaatTACCTGCATTCCCTTGCCCCCATGTCCCACAAGGAAGGAGCTAGCAGCAATTTCACCAATATCTAATGAGTATGGATGACTttggggggaaaaggaagggaaattacaaataatttatttcttgcattttcttttccctggTGCTCCTTCTCACCCCTAAATGTAGTTCTCTCAGATACATGCTTTGTTCAAATTCCATTTCCTTTACTCGTCTTTATCTATCACACAAACATCACAGGGGCCTATGTACACATCACATGGAAAGTCTCACAGGGGACCCTACTTTTTTCCTTGCCAATGTAGTAGCTTCAGATGGATCCAATTTGGCATGGGGTATGAGGCAAGACAGTTCAAAGAGCCCCGTGGTGCAGATTGGTACACTGCCATACTGCagactcagcctttcatctttctgaggtcagtaaaatgatgatgaagaagaagaagaagaagaagaagaagaagaggaggaggaggaggaggaggaggaggaggaggagtttggatttatatcccccctttctctcctgtaggagactcaaaggcgcttacaatccCTTTGCCCTTccactctcacaacaaacaccctgtgaggtgggtggggctgagagaggtccgaaaagctgtgactagcccaaggtcacccagctggcgtgtgtgggagtgcacaggctaatctgaattccccagataagcctccacagctcaggtggcagagcggggaatcaaacccggttcctccagattagaatgcacctgctcttaaccactacgccactgctgctgagtacccagtttgctgggagtaACATACTTTACCTAGTAAACATAATGATCGGcgtttgcacaggagactacctttacctttaggaCAGTTCGACCCTTTTGTCCACAATATTATTTCAACCTAAAATGGTCTCACTGTTGGAGAAACATCCAAAGTGCATGTATGTCCACAAGGGATTTATCAGATCAGAGATACAACCCAGTGATAGGGAAGGGTTATCAGTCCATCTGTTTCAAGCCTGCTAGTCACAAATAAAAAAGACACTGGGAAAATCTGGTTATGGAGCTCCCAGTGTCTTGACTTACAAGGCCCTAAGTCAATCTAAAAGGAAAATAATCCTGAGCACATCTCCTTCTTTCAGCCTCTTTAAAAACTTGAGTTTCAGGAAGGGATGCCATCCCAGCCAATGAACTAGCGACAGCTAGAAATGGCAATGCCAGTTTGTCACAGAAGCAACAAGGGAAAGAAAGCTGAACATCAGAACAAAGTGTTGTGAGACCCAATTTCATCAATATCTAATACAATAAAGGAATCCTGAGCACCTGCACTGACCCTGTACTTTACACATTCTAGGAAAAGACCCAATGCAAACTATTGCTTGGTTGTATAAGATTTATTGTCTCAAAGTGTTCATGTTTTCAGACCACtccttttaaattttaatttgttactAACTGTTGCTTTGTTTATACATGCACCAGATGATACCGTTGCATGTGTCTGAGTATTTACATATGATAGGTTCAGACTACTCTAAGGTAACTGGGCTCTTGGAGAGGGTTTTGATTTTAGAAGAGTGATTGTCTCAAAACAGAGATTTATCCTTGGTGGAATTTTTGCTTTATTCTGATTTTCAAACACTACTTTGATTAGGGGAAAAAACACCTTTTATAGGAACTTTCAAGAACAATGAATCCGCTGTACTTCAAGTTTGATGAATGGCTGCAGAAAGAGGCAGTTGcagctcctttaaaaaaacctgttgtgTAGTGGTTGCATCACTTTGTTTCAGTGACTTTCAACTCATGAATCAGCTCTGTCAGGTGTGTTCTGCCCGGCCACAAATGCAGATAGAGTTGCTACTTTGAAAGGTTGTGCTCCTTACCCTGCAGGTGTAAAGGAAAGGTGAGCAGGAAAGCAAGGTGCtcactagtgcagtgatggcgaacctttggcacggggtgccagaagtggcactcggagccctctctgtgggcacgtgcacacagagttcatcgtgaggggcagaaaatcaccaccaccactaccccacacacatctaggctggcctgggccactgagcacgacgtgcgcgcaccgcggtgagcagggaggactcggctggcgggcctggtgcctgtgctctgggtggctgctgcccgatggtgggggggggcacagaggaggcagagatgctagagaggtgcagagtggtgcgtgcaggacttgctggagggtactgcaggctggcccctgctcaagccagtggggtggaggaagagggagccaaccgtttttttctaaactaaaacctcagcattcaggttaaattgccagggtggcactttgcaataaataagtggggtttgggttgcaatttgggcactcggtctcaaaaaagtttgCCATCATTGCACTAGTGGAAGGATTCCTCCGTGGCTCTGGTCTTTTGCTTCTCCTGTTGCTTGACTAGTATTTTCTGTTCCCAGCTCTTTTAgtctgctgtccatggtcctggtCTTAATGCTGGTAAGGTTATAGTCCTGGCTCCCCTTCTTCCTGTCGCATATCCCCTTCTTCCTTTTATGCCACATGACTTCCTGTCCTGGATCTGGAGTGGCGGAAGACCACTAATCTATTCAACAGTAAGTATTGATTTGCAATGATGCACAAATGTTTGTAaaaatgttcagattttttttatttcttaaaggACCTGTGATTTTTACGATGCTCTGGAAACATGAGTACAATAGGGTCAGCAGTACATATTGAAGAAGGAATTGTTTGAAAGGGTCTTTAGTCAGAAACCAGTTGTCTAAATGAgcatgcaaacagagtttgtaCTTATGATGTTCTTGTATTAAATATTATTGAATTGaattttgtacccttgttcagaatgccttcctttctcttcctctgctcATCTGCTGCTCATAAGACAGTTTATTTGAAATGATGCACACTGTCTCTGTAAGACTTTATTTATATAAGTTATTCAACTAGAAAAGGCAGctttgcatagtggttaagagaggtgaaatccaatctggagaaccaggtttgattccccacttctccactcccgcactcctgctgggtgatcttgggctagccacagttctctcaacctATAGGGAGGCAGGcattgacaaaccacctctgaacatctcttgtcttgaaaaccctgtggagtcacCACGAATCAGCTGTGGCTTAATGGCTGTTTCCATCACCATTCATCTGGAGCTATGAGATTTACAGTGTAACACGAGCAATAAAAGGGACCCTGTTCCAAGGATGTCAAAAATAAAATTGTAGTTAATTCACTGGATGGGTTCATTGCTTGGCCATTGGATTAAATCAGCAGCAGTTCTGAAGCCAGTCTGACAGCTGTCCTTTGGAATGAGTCCCATCTGTCTTTTAAACACACATAGACACCActgtataaataaaaaattattaagaagagtttgtatttatatccccccctttctctcctgtaggaaactcaaaggggcttacaatctacttgcccttcccccctcacaacaaacaccctgtgaggtgggtggggctgagagaggtccgaaaagctgtggctagctcaaggtcagccagctggtgtgtgtgggagtgcacaggctaatctgaattccccagataagcctccacaactcaaacagcaaagctgggaatcaaacctggttcctccagatcagagtgcacctgctcttagccactgctcttagcgactacgccactgctgtgttaaTCCATTACACTTGCTGATTGCTGCCAAGGCAGGATAGAATTAATGGTTTCCGCAGCTAAACCACGGTCTGCCCTACAAAGGGAACAAGAAATCCTTTAGGGGCTTATTTATGGCCAAGAGTGGCTTGAACCATTCCATGGAAATGTGGAGTAAGGTACAAAGTCTTATTTTGCTTTTGGAACACCCTAAAAAATGAACACTTGTGACAGTGAAATGCATTTatatgcatcttttaaaaaaataacaatgtttttttttctcatttctggCTGCAGTTTTCCAGAAACTACTATTTTGATGTGGgataaaagaggaggagaaatgcAACAGGCAGAATGTCAAGCATAAGCAGAAGGTAAGGTGGGAGGTATTTCTTGGATTGTTCTAACATAACAGATTAGAGAGATTCATGGGCGATAAGTCTTTCCATAGCTACTAGCTATTAttagctattatttatttaactttgcTGCGATAAGTCTCACATCTTTACTCACTATAAGCCTGTGTACGCGAGACTTGTAAAAGCGCACTTGTATAAAATGCTGTTCTTGTGACTTTGTTCCAGGGGATTGTCTGTAATTGTGGTCACTTGTACAGATGTTACCAATGACTATAGACACAATGTGGcagctgttgttgttttgtctGGCTGTTATATTACTGCAACTCtcaatatttttaataattatgCATAAAGGGAGCATATCTTTGAGCACTGGATGGTGGGGACAGATAATGGGGATGGCCACTAATATCATATCTTGTTTGTGGGCTTGTGAGAACAGctggctggtcactgttgtgatataataatattaacaacaagaagaacaataaagggccatcaagttacTTGACAAAAGTAACTTCCAAGACAAAAGTAACTTCCAAGGCaaaagataagcagaggtggtttgccattgccttcatattatattatattatattatattatattatattatattatattatattatattatattatattatagttattatagttattatattatattatattatagtatattatattatattatattatattatattatagttattatagttattatattatattatattatagtatattatattatattatattatattatattataatattatattataatgtattgtaaaacggttttgttccatcGGGCCCTTGGTGAGGCCGGCAacggattccccctccaggatggcCCTGTGTTGTGTGCTactccatcattggcacgcccaatataacatcagattagcactgctgtcccctcccagccttgggatcgggcgtcACACTTCTTGCAATACTGTTGTACTTTATTGAACTAtattaatgctgctatgtttttatagactctgtaaattgttttaactaaacttaattatttattgtgtataaTGTTGTTCCTGGTCTGTTGGGTGTAATGTTGTTCCTGGCctactgtacaccacccagagcccttcgggggtgggaggtttaaaatctaatatataaataaagaaatataaattATATTATGTTATAGGATTGGATCCATTAATATAATTCTTAAACATTTTAAACCCTTCCccctcattttctttctctgtcatTTTACTCAAACTTTGATGTGGGTTCTCAGTCCCAAATATACCCAGATTGAGAATATGATCGACCTGTCCCAACCAAAGGCATCCCAATATTTTGGTACCATTTGCAAATGATAATTTCTGTGAATTCCTCACATTCATTgtagagaaaagaagagaaatctAGCAGTAATACACCTACACACATTATGACATAAAATCACTTGGATCTAGTTGGGTGCCCCTTTCAATTCTGGTGTCCTAAGTGAATGCCTAGTTTACCTGTATGGTTGGGCCATCCCTGCCCCCAACCATTTAAAGCAACCTGCCATCATTCCAGATGATGCATTACTTACTGTAGAGAGAAAACCACTGCATAGCTGGACAGAATCACCATAGGCAGGAGGCAGTAACCAAGTACACTGGCCACACATCCGTATGAAACACTTGCAATGCTCATGAGGTTCAACAAAGCATGGACTGCGATGCATCCAATGGCACTCATGCCATACACATAACCAAAATGAACTTTTCCTGCCTatggaaaggaacaaaaataaagatAGTGTCACTGGGCCACCGATTGGCAGACTTGAAAGGAGATCGGGGAGGGGGTCTCTCTTTTATATCTCAGGCATTGTATTCTTTTTATGGGTTGGATCCTTTGGACCATGAATGGACGAAATTTGTGGCACCAATTGTTCCCTGTTCTCCTTGAGAAATGCTTCTGTGGATTGGCCACCCCTTTGGAACATAGTAGTTGTGGGGGCTGCAGATTGAAGAGAAATACACAGAATTAACCCCTCTCCTCTTTCTGAATTCAGTGAATGAAGCAAGAGTTCATATAAGAATTAGAAGCAAACGTCTATACATTCCCTCTTTTTTCTGCATTCTACCCCAATGTCCCCAAAccaaagaaaaattatttcaagaggtataagagaaagggaagagataTTTTCAGTAACCACCTTCTGTTCAGGTTCATAGTATTCAACCCCAAACATCTATTTAAATGAGACTGTCATGGAAGTAACTTTTTAAACTCAACAGCATATCAAACCCTGTGTAATCAAACACTATTCATTGTTTTTGAGTGTTCAAAAAAGGAGCAAAAAAGGAGTGttcaaaaaaggagcagcagtggcgtagtggcaaattctaatctggaggaactgggtttgattccccgctctgccgcctgagctgtggaggcttatctggggaattgagattagcctgtgcactcccacacatgccagctgggtgaccttgggctagtcacagcttttcggagctctctcagccccacccacctcacgggggggaagggcaaggagggcggaagggcaaggagattggtaagcccctttgagtctcctacaggagagaaaggggggatataaatccaaactcttcttcaaactcttattTAACAGCATCTAATAAGACAGGGTAATGATCTGGGCATTGGTGTCTGACTGCATTTTGTTGAGGAACTCTAATATCACATTGTGatgtataagcagaggtgggatccagcaggttctcacaggttcccaagagtaggtaactgattatttgtgtgttccgagagggggttactaattggtgatttttgccttagttacgcccctcctctcagcagtagcatgcagaactcttcagctaagcagtctctagcaggaggtgcaccgggcgcaggtGGCAGCCTAGCATGCCTCTGCGCGATACCGCATTCCAAGTTTCCCTACCAAGGACCCGGCAATAATACCAGCGGTTGGGCGTCTCttctgccacagccccacccaggaatgccccgcccctggaatgccctgccacgcccccatcatgccccgcccatccccattggtgctacgccacagtttgaatcccaccaccatgggaacctgttactaaaattttcggatcccaacTCTGTATAAGCCTAAACCTATCTTCCTTACCCATAAAATAAAACTGATAGTCAGTACTGTATTGAACTGCCCCAAAATTCAATCACAACCAGTTGCACTAATAATTAACTGTAACTTGGCTGAAGTGAAGTGCCTGAGATGAGAGATGTACCCTTTAGTGAATCTCTGGGGGGTGCTTACAATACTCAAGGGATCCACAGAACACAGATTAAAGACTCTAAAAGGCAAATCAAAGATTTTTGAAggccagcaacacacacacacacacacacacacgacacaaGAACAAATCAGAAATAAAAGTTGTGGGAAAACTACATTTCCGGATGAAAAATCTTCTGGACAGGATGTCTGCTGAGGGAAATTATCTTCCTCAAGATAGTTCTCTAATAACCGCACCATTTAAAACACCATTTAATAGGGTGGTGAGGGATGAATGGAACCAGCAGACTGAGTCAAGCCGTCATCAGCCTGGAGATGTAATAATATTTCTGTTTATTGATTGCTCCAAACCTCTGTGCCTAATGAAGAATGCATAATATGAATGTCTTAATTAAGGTTTTTAATTGAGGTTTAAATGATGATATTACTGTCACAACTTCTGAGGCACCTTGAGAGTCCTTTGCGTctaaagtgggttataaattggGAAATAAATTTTTAGAAACATGTTGGCCCAATAAAAGATACTGGGTACAATATTCAGCAAAAGTTCATTATAACTAGTCTCATCAAACTTAACAAAACCTGGGCTGGTCTTTGTCAAGTCCCAGGAAAACCTGTGGTGTGCCGTCTGGGTCTGCATTTCCCTCCCAAACGATGTGCGTAGTTAAAGTAATGTTTAAATGGAACCTCAAAATTATCAATGTAAGGAATGCATTATGCATTTTAGTTTGTGTGTTGAATTAGTAGCAATGAATGCTGGTTCAGTAGCCAAGCAAATAGGCTTCCTCTCAGACTGCAAGTCACATTCCTGAAGTTCAAAGATGAAAGGTCAGAGGTGCACAACCTTGTTTGTCCACTAGCCTTAGGTAAAATCAACAAACacatgggagcagtggtgggatcaaaaaaatttagtaacaggttcccatggtggtgggattcaaactgtggcgtagtgctaatggggctgagcggggtactacgggggcatggctgggcattccgggggcggggcattcctgggcggggctgtggcaaggacgcagccactgcaccagtccttgggcgggaaacgaatgcacgcaggcgcaggcggtgcgccggtgcacctcctgctagactgcttcaagttctgcgtgctactgctgagaggaggggcataactaaggcaaaaatcacgtggcaaaatcaccaattagtaaccccctctcggcacacacaaataattagtaacctactctcgggaacctgtgagaacctgctggatcccacctctgcatgggagGCCCTAAACCTTGTGGTTGTTCGTCCCTCTCTCCGctaggggggatggcaggggtttCCGGGTGGAGTGCTGCGGAGCCGCAGTGTGCCCAGTTGCCCAGGTAAGTTTTCCTTCTGCCAGCTCacttgccccttgtgccagtggagtGGGCACCCATGCCAGCACAAGGGTATGCCAGCTTTAGAGGGGGATTTGGCCCTCCTCCCTCCAATAGGGCTGCCCTTATTCAAAGTCTATTACTACTGACTCCAGAAGGAAGGGTGTTGGAACACTGTCAGGTGGAACCTCTTCTCTCCAAGTGAACACGAACAGGCAGCAGCCTTTTGCAAACACTCATATTTCTAGCACTTCCAACATTGCTGCCAACATGACGGTATGCAATGCCATTAGTGTAACAGATTACTATCAACCACCTCGGCAGTCATTAAAGGTTTTCAATAGGTTTAGCATTTTCAATTTGGGCAGGGAGGTTTGATCTGCAATATTTCGTGCAGGGGCCGCGCATAAACACAATGCCTGCAATAATCAGCTAATATTTTAACTTGTTTGTTCCAGAGCGTTTGATTAATCGGCACGGCCCTGCTTAGCAGCTTAATCTAAGATTAACAAATTGCCGTgccaggagaaggaggaggcaggaCAGTCACTAAATGAAAACTCCCTGTGATATACTGCGGGATGTACAGGGGGAAACTCGGTGCAGCAAAAAGAAGGCTGGATCCAGGCAGTTTCTGCTCTCAGCATGGCCCAGTTCTCTTCTCTTCAGACCTTGTCCCACATGGGTTTTAACCATGGAGGTCCcatgtttcataagaacataagaacataagaacaagccagctggatcagaccagagtccatctagtccagctctctgctactcgcagtggcccaccaggtgcctttgggaactcacatgcaggaggtgaaagcaatggccttctgcggctgttgctcctgagcacctggactgttaaggcatttgcaatctcagatcaaagaggatcaagattggtagccatagatcttcttctccataaatctgtccaagccccttttaaagctatccaggttagtggtcatcaccacctcctgtggcagcatattccaaacaccaatcacacgttgcgtgaagaagtgtttccttttattagtcctaattcttccccccagcattttcaatgaatgccccctggttctagtatggtgagaaagagagaaaaatttatctctgtcaacattttctaccccatgcataattttatagacttcaaccatatccctagcacagcctttttttaggTGGTCAAGGGAATCCCCTCCTTTTTCACCTGTGGAAAAGATTATTTGTATCCATTCCACAGAGTGGAAGTGGATGTGGAGAAAGGGTAGAAGATGGAGTTGGAACAAATCAGGCCCAATTGCCTTGCCACGTGGCATATATCTCTATATATCCACTTCCCTTTCATTAGAGACATCATTTTGGACAATgtcagaaacagaatgaaaaaggCATCTATATAATATGTGTGTCATAGTTCACGgatacttttctcttttttagaaTTCACTGAACTTTTCGTGACCCTATGGAAACATTTTTTGAGATGCATGCAAATGACTGAACAAGAACTCCTGCAATTTCTGGAAATCTGCCGGGAATAGTTGTGGGTCTCCATGAATCTGTGGAGAGACGGTTACTTCTCCATTAGGTTCAGCAGAACTATTTTGGATTTCCATTATGTGCTCATTTTCCTCTgtgcctctttctctttctccatctCCCTCCTTGCAGTGGAGGAGGATCTCCTGAAATCTGGTGTATTTAGACCCCTTTCCCATACAAATTGAAGACATGGCTCAGCACCTTTGCAATCCCACAGACACTGACCTACAGATAAGGTGATGACTGGAATGCCTACGGTTTCTATTACACTATACCAGCAGTAGTGTGGCTCCGAGGGCCAAACAGAAAACCATCGGCCCCGTCACGTCCGTCTCATTCATAATGCTGGCCTCTGATGGCTTCATCGGGTTGAGGACTGTCAGAGTTTTTTGCCAGATGTGATCGAAGTTGATCCCCAGTTCTGcaataggaggggggggggggaagtttcaGAATTGTCCATTATCCCAAAATAAAATCTTGGTATAAGAGTTCATCAGGGAAACGTTTGGTCCCAGCATAATAAAACAGAGAATTGGGTGTAAGCAAATTACCCTAACGACTCATGCGCTAAAGCCAAGACTTAATTTGGACTCTAAATTGGGAAATATTGATTACTCGGTTATGAAAAGGAAAATGATACAAACCAGATGTCAACAGTGACTCCATGTGGATGGactgcgttttttaaaaaaatgtaagaacTTTTCAAGCACACTTTCAataactgcagcagcagcaagcctttattggcatggacaacagtacaacaattttaaaaaacggattaaaaagcatatacaatacaggaaataaatgttaagtcgaaggaaatctactggcatttagtaatttccaggagaaagtctgccactatcatacagagagaaggatcaggattgtccaattGTTGCAATATCTGGAAAAATAACCCTGAAGAGATTCAAAGATGCTGCTGTTTTATTTACCTGTTAGAAAAATATACATGAAACCAGGCTGGCCCCCAGAAGGACCATATTGATGGACACCAAGGGCTACTTATGGAATGGGAACTGCCATTATTCATGCCGTTCACAACCTGGCTTTAGCATTTTGTTGCACAAGAGGCTCCTTT
Proteins encoded:
- the YIPF7 gene encoding protein YIPF7, translated to MSDFEQFDIDFYQSNYTADDQEQDFSGSGTPGSVYGSTREQTGEKRQDAFTRPEMLSSPQSYTGQIFQPAHRSEFPSNNTYPDSFDEEPPLLEELGINFDHIWQKTLTVLNPMKPSEASIMNETDVTGPMVFCLALGATLLLAGKVHFGYVYGMSAIGCIAVHALLNLMSIASVSYGCVASVLGYCLLPMVILSSYAVVFSLQGTLGTLIALIIIGWCSLSASKIFTSALAMEGQQLLVAYPCALLYGLFALLTVF